Proteins encoded together in one Pseudoroseomonas cervicalis window:
- the pepT gene encoding peptidase T: protein MADALAEQLIERFFRYLSVESQSDAAATSVPSTQGQRRLAELLREELAALGLADIHLDAHSVLTARLPGNRADAPCIGFVAHLDTVDVGLSPVVKPQRLRFEGEDLPLNREQDIWLRVAEHPEILPYRGQEILVSDGTSVLGADNKAAIAVLMTLADRLRHSDAPRGDIILAFVPDEEIGLRGAKVMELARFPVAFAYTIDCCERGELVYETFNAAGVTVDITGVTAHPMTAKGVLVNPILIATELVGLFDPLQTPEHTEGREGYWWCNGISGNQGSARLQMSIRDHDGARFAERKAYVAEAVERLRARHPRAKIEVKIEDSYQNIDAALGNDRHCVDLIVQAMGQMGITPKVIAMRGGTDGSALSARGVPTPNYFTGAHNFHSRDEFLPVGSFVDSYRLTERLCALAAEPRNSAAG, encoded by the coding sequence ATGGCCGATGCCCTTGCCGAGCAGCTGATCGAGCGCTTCTTCCGCTACCTCTCGGTGGAGAGCCAGAGCGACGCGGCGGCGACCAGCGTGCCCAGCACCCAGGGCCAGCGCCGCCTGGCGGAGCTGCTGCGAGAGGAGCTGGCGGCGCTGGGCCTGGCCGATATCCATCTCGACGCGCACAGCGTGCTGACGGCGCGGCTGCCCGGCAACCGGGCCGACGCCCCCTGCATCGGCTTCGTGGCGCATCTGGACACGGTGGATGTCGGCCTCTCGCCCGTGGTGAAGCCGCAGCGCCTGCGCTTCGAGGGCGAGGACCTGCCGCTGAACCGCGAACAGGATATCTGGCTGCGGGTCGCCGAGCATCCCGAGATCCTGCCCTATCGCGGCCAGGAGATCCTTGTCAGCGACGGCACCAGCGTGCTGGGCGCCGACAACAAGGCGGCGATCGCCGTGCTGATGACCCTGGCGGACCGGCTGCGGCACAGCGATGCGCCGCGCGGCGACATCATCCTGGCCTTCGTGCCCGATGAGGAGATCGGGCTGCGCGGCGCCAAGGTGATGGAGCTGGCGCGTTTCCCCGTCGCCTTCGCCTACACCATCGATTGCTGCGAGCGCGGCGAGCTGGTCTATGAGACCTTCAACGCCGCCGGCGTCACCGTCGACATCACCGGCGTCACCGCCCATCCGATGACCGCCAAGGGCGTGCTGGTGAACCCGATCCTGATCGCCACCGAGCTGGTGGGGCTGTTCGACCCGCTGCAGACGCCCGAGCACACCGAGGGGCGCGAGGGCTATTGGTGGTGCAACGGCATTTCCGGCAACCAGGGCAGCGCGCGGCTGCAGATGTCGATCCGCGACCATGACGGGGCCCGCTTCGCCGAGCGCAAGGCCTATGTGGCCGAGGCGGTGGAGCGTCTGCGCGCCCGCCACCCGCGCGCGAAGATCGAGGTGAAGATCGAGGACAGCTACCAGAATATCGACGCCGCGCTGGGCAATGACCGGCACTGCGTCGATCTGATCGTGCAGGCGATGGGGCAGATGGGCATCACGCCCAAGGTGATCGCCATGCGCGGCGGCACGGATGGCTCGGCGCTGTCGGCGCGCGGTGTGCCGACGCCGAACTACTTCACCGGCGCCCACAATTTCCACTCGCGCGATGAATTCCTGCCGGTCGGCTCCTTCGTCGATTCCTATCGCCTGACCGAGCGGCTCTGCGCGCTGGCCGCCGAGCCGCGGAACAGCGCGGCGGGCTGA
- a CDS encoding tripartite tricarboxylate transporter substrate binding protein: MFAGLPRRRLLQGAALLALPAGPAMAQAPWPQARAINVVVPFGAGGATDIAARVIAQEMQASLGQSLVLENRGGAGSTLGTGYAARQAPDGYTLLITTISGLAIGQTLYRGRIQYDADTSFAHIAIMMGTPYLLCVDPRLPIRSLADYVAASQSRVMDYGTSGVGGVAHLIGLRLARATGAKLEHVPYRGSTQAITDVMAGVVPSVMDSLTATSAHLRSGALRALATSAPERSPDFPDVPTFRELGYPDVVADGWAGLAAPAGTPRPVLEKLAEAVRKAQDSPNVQRRFAETSTTAGRLYLDAAQDFVRREVASWKPVIEASGITPD, from the coding sequence ATGTTCGCTGGACTTCCCCGCCGCCGCCTGCTGCAGGGCGCCGCCCTGCTGGCGCTGCCCGCCGGCCCGGCCATGGCCCAGGCGCCCTGGCCGCAGGCCCGCGCCATCAATGTGGTGGTCCCCTTCGGCGCCGGCGGCGCCACCGACATCGCCGCCCGCGTCATCGCCCAGGAGATGCAGGCGAGCCTCGGCCAGAGCCTGGTGCTGGAGAACAGGGGCGGCGCCGGTTCTACCCTCGGCACCGGTTATGCGGCGCGGCAGGCGCCGGATGGCTACACGCTGCTGATCACCACGATCAGCGGGCTGGCGATCGGCCAGACCCTGTATCGCGGCCGCATCCAGTATGATGCCGACACCTCCTTCGCCCATATCGCCATCATGATGGGCACGCCCTATCTGCTGTGTGTCGATCCGCGCCTGCCGATCCGCAGCCTGGCCGACTATGTCGCCGCCTCGCAGAGCCGGGTGATGGATTACGGCACCTCGGGCGTCGGAGGCGTCGCGCATCTGATCGGGCTGCGGCTGGCGCGCGCCACCGGCGCGAAGCTGGAGCATGTGCCCTATCGCGGCTCCACCCAGGCGATCACCGATGTCATGGCGGGTGTCGTGCCCTCGGTGATGGACAGCCTGACGGCCACCAGCGCGCATCTGCGCTCCGGCGCGCTGCGGGCGCTGGCGACCTCGGCGCCTGAGCGCTCGCCCGATTTCCCGGATGTTCCGACCTTCCGCGAACTCGGCTATCCGGATGTGGTGGCCGATGGCTGGGCGGGCCTCGCGGCACCGGCCGGCACGCCGCGCCCGGTGCTGGAGAAGCTGGCCGAGGCGGTGCGCAAGGCGCAGGACAGCCCCAATGTGCAGCGCCGCTTCGCCGAGACCTCGACCACGGCGGGGCGGCTCTATCTGGACGCGGCGCAGGATTTCGTGCGCCGTGAGGTGGCGAGCTGGAAGCCGGTGATCGAGGCCTCCGGCATCACGCCGGACTGA
- a CDS encoding GAF domain-containing protein, with protein MAQHSDPLPHLARLALAQAEEGQPHSSFAALDAALAAVVGHRLCTIQIHYPGGEAERVYSNVPQHYAVGGRKRASDAPRMRELMQHGRPILIRTEAELRASYPDHAGASALGCGSAMNTPVRWQGRTLGQVNLMHQEGWYGEADLPLVRCFAQYLVPAFLALAEAG; from the coding sequence ATGGCGCAGCATTCCGATCCGCTGCCGCATCTGGCCCGCCTGGCGCTCGCCCAGGCGGAGGAGGGCCAGCCGCATTCCAGCTTCGCCGCGCTGGACGCGGCGCTGGCGGCGGTGGTCGGCCACCGGCTCTGCACCATCCAGATCCATTATCCGGGTGGCGAGGCGGAGCGTGTCTATTCCAACGTGCCGCAGCATTACGCCGTGGGCGGGCGCAAGCGCGCCTCCGACGCGCCGCGCATGCGCGAGCTGATGCAGCATGGCCGCCCGATCCTGATCCGGACCGAGGCCGAGCTGCGCGCCAGCTACCCGGACCATGCCGGCGCCAGCGCGCTGGGCTGCGGCAGCGCCATGAACACGCCGGTGCGCTGGCAGGGCCGCACGCTGGGCCAGGTGAACCTGATGCATCAGGAAGGCTGGTACGGCGAGGCCGACCTGCCGCTGGTGCGCTGCTTCGCGCAATATCTGGTGCCCGCCTTCCTCGCCTTGGCCGAGGCCGGCTGA
- the ggt gene encoding gamma-glutamyltransferase yields the protein MRGIVVAAQPEAAEAGVEILRQGGNAVDAAIACAFSQGVVDPQMCGIGGFGAMQICMPKQGVHSVLEFFARAPLSATPEMWADKFIGQSRDGFVFLLDDQSNDIGYGSVGTPGNVAGYTEALSRFGTMKLRDVMAPAIAQSRRGVMVRPYVHYYWALDHGNDGQVNVEDKLRFSETGRQVYFRPDGRLKRPGDILRNPEMTRTLERIAEGGADSFYRGDIAREIAADMAARGGGITLEDLAAYRVREKSPCWGEYRGLRVASNPPPAGGGSLIELLHILAQFDLGALEHNSVEHLRILAEAMKWMTIDKDAHMGDPDFVDVPMERLLSAAHARALAVRIRAGEKAAVPRAEEPRDPPDTTVVCVVDAAGNAVSMTHTLGIPSGVITPGLGFMYNGCMSGFDPRPGRAASIAPGKSRASAMAPTLLFEGDAPCMVLAAPGGTYIVPALAQAISNVVDFGMSMAEAVAAPRIVALSDTIDVANRIPHGTTDALAALGYPIARSYQSYAFGAPHGLALRDGAWQGGADPQRDGMAMRA from the coding sequence ATGCGCGGCATCGTGGTGGCGGCCCAGCCGGAAGCGGCGGAAGCGGGCGTCGAAATCCTGCGGCAGGGCGGCAATGCGGTGGACGCCGCCATTGCCTGCGCCTTCAGCCAGGGCGTGGTGGACCCGCAGATGTGCGGCATCGGCGGCTTCGGCGCCATGCAGATCTGTATGCCGAAGCAGGGCGTGCACAGCGTGCTGGAATTCTTCGCCCGCGCGCCGCTCTCCGCCACGCCGGAGATGTGGGCGGACAAGTTCATCGGCCAGTCGCGCGACGGTTTCGTCTTCCTGCTCGACGACCAGAGCAACGATATCGGCTATGGCTCGGTCGGCACGCCAGGCAATGTGGCGGGCTATACCGAGGCGCTGTCGCGCTTCGGCACCATGAAGCTGCGGGACGTGATGGCGCCGGCCATCGCGCAGTCGCGCCGCGGCGTGATGGTGCGGCCCTATGTCCACTATTACTGGGCGCTGGACCACGGCAATGACGGCCAGGTCAATGTCGAGGACAAGCTGCGCTTCAGCGAGACCGGGCGGCAGGTCTATTTCCGCCCCGATGGCAGGCTGAAGCGCCCGGGCGACATTCTGCGCAACCCGGAGATGACGCGCACGCTGGAGCGCATCGCCGAAGGCGGCGCCGATTCCTTCTATCGCGGCGACATCGCGCGCGAGATCGCGGCCGACATGGCGGCGCGCGGCGGCGGCATCACGCTGGAGGACCTCGCCGCCTATCGGGTGCGGGAGAAATCGCCCTGCTGGGGCGAATATCGCGGGCTGCGCGTGGCCTCCAACCCGCCGCCGGCGGGCGGCGGCTCGCTGATCGAGCTGCTGCACATCCTGGCGCAATTCGATCTCGGCGCGCTGGAGCACAACAGCGTCGAGCATCTGCGCATCCTGGCGGAAGCCATGAAATGGATGACCATCGACAAGGACGCCCATATGGGCGACCCGGATTTCGTCGATGTGCCGATGGAGCGGCTGCTCTCCGCCGCGCATGCCAGGGCGCTGGCGGTGCGTATCCGCGCGGGCGAGAAGGCCGCGGTGCCGCGCGCCGAGGAGCCGCGCGACCCGCCCGACACCACCGTGGTCTGCGTCGTCGATGCGGCGGGCAATGCGGTGTCGATGACGCACACGCTGGGCATCCCCTCCGGTGTCATCACCCCGGGGCTCGGCTTCATGTACAATGGCTGCATGAGCGGCTTCGACCCGCGCCCGGGCCGTGCCGCCTCCATCGCTCCGGGGAAGAGCCGCGCCAGCGCCATGGCGCCGACCCTGCTCTTCGAGGGCGACGCGCCCTGCATGGTGCTGGCCGCCCCGGGCGGCACCTATATCGTGCCGGCGCTCGCCCAGGCGATCAGCAATGTCGTCGATTTCGGCATGAGCATGGCGGAGGCTGTGGCGGCGCCGCGCATCGTCGCGCTGAGCGACACGATCGATGTCGCCAACCGCATCCCGCACGGCACCACCGATGCCCTGGCGGCGCTGGGCTATCCGATCGCGCGCTCCTATCAGAGCTATGCCTTCGGCGCCCCGCATGGGCTGGCGCTGCGCGACGGCGCCTGGCAGGGCGGCGCCGACCCGCAGCGCGACGGCATGGCGATGCGGGCCTGA